One Bacteroidota bacterium genomic window, AGGGTGAAACTTAAAAGATTATATCCGTCAATTCATGGCTAACACAACACTAGTACTGATAAACGTTCAATAGGGCTTGCCTTATCCTCGGATGGTTTACATTGGCAAAAATATTCTGATAATCCAATTCTCGAAGGGTCTAGTTCTCTGACCGCGTGGGATAGAGATATAGAATACCCTAATGTTTACTTTGACGGCACGACATATTGGATGTGGTATACTGGTAGCGATCGTACTAAATCACAAACGGGGTTAGCTGTTTCAAATGATGGAATTAATTGGGAAAAATCTATTTCAAATCCAGTTCTTTCAAACGGACCCTCAGGGGCATGGGATGAGAACGATGCAGGTTGTGGTGCCATTTACAAACTTGATTCGCTATTCTATATGATGTACCTTGGAACAGGATATGGTTCATATGAGACAGTGTCAATTGGCTTTGCTGTTTCCGTGGATGGCATTAATTGGAATAAAAATATATCAAATCCAGTTATAACTCCTACATCGACTTCAAGTTGGGAAGACTATCATTTAGGGAGAGGAACTGTTTTATTTAAAGAGAATAAATTTCATTTTTGGTACAGCGCTCAAAATTATTCTTCCGGTATTTGGCAGATTGGTTATGCCACGTCAAACTATGAACCTCAAGTACCAGTATCAAATAATTACGCTCTCCGATTTGATGGAGTTAATGATGTGGTAGATATAAATCCATCTCCTTCGTTGGTAATACAGAATGCAATAACTATAGAAGCATGGGTATATCATGATGGAACTGGCCTTGGTGCACATTATGATTGGATTGTAGCTAAGTATAGTGAGTATGGTCTGGCAGTACACAAGACTCGTGAAGTACAATTTGCAGTTAATACAACATCCCCGGGTTGGGTGTGGATCCGGAGCGGATATGTATTACCGGATAATGTCTGGACTCATCTTACTGTTATGTACTCATCTGCTACTGGACAATTTATTCTTTATGTAAATGGTGTACAGAAGTTTTCACGTTCAGGGAGTGGAAATATTATTCCGACGGATTCTATACACAGGCATTTCACTATTGGAAATTCAGATATTTTGGATGGAAGTTTCAAGGGGACACTTGAAGAGGTGAGGATATGGAGTTCAGCTTTAAGTGGTGCAACATTAAAGGAATGGATGAACAAATCGGTAACTTCGGCACATCCGAATTATAGTACTATTAGGGGCTATTGGAAATTTGACGAAGGAACCGGAACTACTACCGCAGATGCAAGCGGAAATGGAAACACCGGAACATTGCTGAATGGTCCTCAATGGGTTGAATCTGATGTGCGTTCAGGTCCTGTCGCTTACTATCCGTTTAAAGGGAATGCGAATGATGAAAGCGGAAATGGTAATAATGGAACACTCTTTGGTGGTGTCACGACTACGACGGATAGATTTGGAAATCCAAATAATGCATACAGATTTAACGGTACGGATGGTTACATTAGGGTAGAAAATTCTGCCAGTTTGAATTTTCAAAAAGGGTTTTCGATTTCCCTTTGGTTTAAACCTTTTGAGCTCTCACGAATACAACAATTAATTAGCAAATGGTATGATGGTACCGAACCAGACAGAGGCGTTGCTCTTCATATCGGCGGGATTAGTGATATCGCTTTCGGCGTGATAGGTAATAGCCAGGTTCTTTATCACAATTTACCGAACTTCACCAGTCAATGGTACTATGTTGATGCTGTCTGGAACGATTCAGTGTCAACCTTATACATCAACGGTTCTCAGGTTGCATCAAGAATTACAAACGGTGTATTCACAAATCAAAATATACCTCTTTCCATAGGTACGGATATTTTCCCTTTAGGTACTTATTTCTTTGGCATTCTTGATGACATTCGAATTTACAACCGCGCAATAACACAATCTGAAATCGACTCGCTTTACCACGAAGGCGGTTGGGGACAGGAACCCGTAGTTACTTGGCAGAGTTTAATTAATGTTTCGGATGCGGGGAATAAATCTCAAGTACTTACATTCGGACAGGCTTCGGTTGCAACTGATGGAATTGATAATCAACTCGGCGAATTGCCTCTTCCCCCGATGCCTCCGACTGGTGTCTTTGATGCGCGTTTCAAACTGCCGGTCCCGAGTATAGAGTACTCATTAAAAGATTTCCGGAATGATGCTTTAAATATGGTTATCTGGAAATTAAAGTTTCAACCTGGTCCTGGCGATTACCCGTTTGTATTTTCCTGGAATAATACAGTTCTTCCCCCTGGGAATTTTTTCCTGCAGGATGCGCTTTCAGGTGCAACTATCAATGTCAATATGAAAACCCAAAACAGTTATACGCTAACAAACACATTGCAAAAAACGCTGCTGATTGTTTATCAGAACCATCTTTGTAAAGATATGACTATTAAGACTGATTGGCAAATGTCATCTTTACCGTTAATTGTCCGAAACATGGACCCAAATTTTTTATTTCCTAACACAACTGCACCTGTATATATGTTCTCCGATGGTTATACAATCCCATCAATGTTAAATCCCGGTAAAGCTTATTGGGTACGGAACGGTATTAACGAGATACTAAGTTTTTGCGGGATTCCTGTTTCCTCTAGTCAGGTATACTTAGAAGCCGGTTGGAATATGGTTGGAGTTTACGAAAAAGATATTTCTGTAAATGGTATCACTACTACTCCGCCTGGAATCCTCAATTCAGCATTTTATGGTTTTGATGCTGGGTATTATATACCAACAGTACTCCAAAGCGGCAAAGGATATTGGATAAAAACGAGTCAAAGCGGTTTTATTAATTTACCAAATCCTATGTTCGCGAATAGAGGTGAAATAGTCCTTCCTGAAATTAAAAAGGACTGGGGTAAAATTATAATAACAGATAAATCCGGTAACAAAATGGAATTATTTGTAGCAACAGAAAACCAGAATTTAAACTTTTATGATCTGCCGCCGGTTCCGCCGCCAGGTACATTTGATGTGAGGTATGAAAGTGATCGATTTGTAGAGTATTTATCTCTAAGTTTTAAAATCATGAAGATAACCTATGCTGAATATCCGATAAAGATTAAAACAGAAGGAATAAGTATTAATATTAAAGATTCACAGACCGATGGCAAGACATTCAATCGGGACATTATAAATGAGACCGAGTTAATTATTGAAGATAAGGATATTCAAATGCTGAAAGTTGGTGTAATTGAAATTCCATTAGTTTACGAAATGCATCAGAACTATCCAAATCCTTTCAATCCTTCGACAACAATACAATATAGTATTCCATTTAGAAGTAATGTTAAATTGGAAATATTTAACACAATTGGTCAGTCAGTATCTACTTTGGTAAACAGTGAAGTGGAAGCTGGAAATTATTCGGTTGATTGGAAAGCTGAAGTTGGTTCTGGAATTTACTTCTATCGCATCAAAGCTGTCTCGGTTGAAAATCCCGAATACATTTATGTAAATGTGAAAAAAATGTTATTGATTAGATAAGAGAATTCGGATATGAATGTTAGTCGATTGTGGATAACAAATTATGAATTTTTCGATATTTGTTATCCCAGTCGTGTTGTTCTGCAAATTCATTTAGTTTATGTCTGAATATTGTATCCCCAGCTTTGCTTATTGCGGTTTCTAGTGATATTTTAAATTTCTCTTTCGTTTCCGCGATAAATATTAAATCCTTAAACTCGTTCAGATCGTTAGAAAAATTTGTCGTAACGGTAGGGATACCAGCCGCACTGTATTCGTACAATTTAACAGGATTAACTGCTTCGGTTAAAATATTCCGCTTAAAGGGAATAATTGCGACAGAAAAACCATGCAGATACTGTGGTATTGTTTGATAATTACGGAAACCAAGAAAGAAGAAATTAGAATACTTTTTTAATCGGGTTATCTCATTTTCTATTTCAGGATGTTCTTTTCCTATAATAATAAAGTTATATTTCGGTAACTCTTGACAAAGGTAATTTAATATTTCAAAATCGAACCAAGCATAAACTGCTCCAACATAGCCCACTATGGGCTTATTTTTCGGTAAGTCTTGAGGTGTTGCCTGTGGGCTTTCCACGGAGAAGAAGTTATATTCAACACCGTTGCTAACAAGATGCACGTTATCTTTTCTGATTCCTTCAATTTGTTTTTTAAGCGTTGATGATGTTACAGTGATGATATCGGCAGTTTTTATGGTATGTTTCCAATCCTCCGTTATATGTTTTGGTAGCTTAATAAATCCGAAAGCGTTATCGATATAATCGAACGCGACACTTTTCGGTTTGAAGGATTTTACTAAATTGATATAGTGGAAATTTTGATAGAAAAAAATATATTGCTCATCGGAGATTAATAATTTGCTCATTACTTTTCTCAGGATTAGTACTTGGAGCTTCAGTAAAAGCCAGCGGATAAAAGCTAAATTGCTTAATGGATATGTCAATAATTTTATCCATTTTTGTCTGGCGTTATATGGTAATGCGGGTAAGCTCAACGTAAATAGATTCGCGGAAACCTCTTTCAATTCGAAACTCGGTTTTTTAGAAAGTACAATCGGTTCTATCCAAATTACACGATAATCTTTTGCCATTCTACGTGCAAGATGCTGAGGACGCTGGTGAAGTCCTTCCCACGAAATGTCGGAGAAAAAAAACAGGGTCATTTCAATCGATGTAATTTTGAGTGTCAGTTTTCAGTGTTAATGCTCTTTGGTTGTTGATCGGTGATTCATTTATCTACAATAAAATGATTTACCAAACTGGCTCGTATCCGAATAAAGCGTATATGTAATCCTGATAAAAACTTCTACTTCCCGGTAAATGTTTCATTTGTCAGAATGCTGTAGCGAACATTATACCAAGAATTTAATAATTTTGTTTTCTTCTGTTCCTTGTTATTGTCACTAAAGATAAGGTATTGGACAAAGTGGAAAATCATTTTAACAAAATATGGAAAGCAATATAATAATCGGGTAAAAACAGAATACATAAAGCCGTGATGTTTGGTTAAAAATTTGTTATATCCTGAGTACAGGAGTTGGATTTGATACTTTCTAACATTGCTGAACGATGCGCCGCCAAAATGAATAATTTGCGCTGCGGGTACGAAATACAGCTTCAATTTTTTGTGATGCTTCATCCGATAGCAAAAATCTGTTTCCTCACAGTAGCTTGTAAATGTTTCGTCAAAAAATCCCATTTCGTCTATAACTCCTTTTCTGATGAGCATACTCGCGCCAGTAAGATACTCGGTTTCAAAAGGAGCTTTTACCGTTTCCTGTGGAATTGCACCTCGGTTTGGTAAATCTGCACGCGGAAATAAGTCATTCAGAAACAACGCATCTATGAATGCCTGACTAAAAGATGGGAAATTACCGTAGGAGACCTGACTCGACAGATCCCGATTACATAACCAACCGCCGCAAGCTCCAGCTTCGGGGTGGTTCTCTAAAAAGTCGTAAAGGATTTTTATTGCATTATTGATTAGAATCATGTCGGTGTTAAGCATCTGAATATATATACCCCGTGCTTGTGCCACTCCACGATTGTATGCTTTGGCAACACCAAGGTTCTTTTCGTTTATGACAATTTTTACATCAGGGAATTCTGTTTGCAGCATTTCGACACTTCCATCGGTCGAACCATCGTCAACTACAATAATCTCGTAGGTTAGCCCTTGTGTCTTTTCCACAACAGAATTGATACAATCGCGCATGAAGTCGCGAGTATTCCAATTTGTGAAAACAATGGAGACATCCAGTTTATGTGAATTTTCAGTCATTTGGCATACTCAACTCAAATCACCAAAGGAATTTATTCTTATAGTACTCGACGATCTTCAATAGTTCATCATCGAATATTTTAGAATTTGTCCACCCTAACGAGCGTACAGCGCTATCATCAAGTGAGTAGCGAATGTCTTCACCCATCCTGACATAATTAAATTGAATGTACTGCTCGGGTGACACATTTTTACCAAAATAATTGTTTAGAACTTTTGAAATGACCTTAATATTCGAATCTTCATAATTCCCCGAGACATTGTAAATTTTATTTTTCTCACCCGTTTCGACTATTTGGAGTATTGCGCTTGCTGTGTCTTCAGCGTGAAGCCAATTTCTCACATATGAGCCATCACCATGCAAGGGTATTTTTTTACCCAGTGTTAGATACTTTATCGCTTTCGGAATTAATTTTTCAGGGTACTGACAAACGCCATAATTGTTTGTGGGGCGTATGATGTTAAAGGGAATATTGTGAGTACGATGCCAACCAAGTATAAGCATATCAGCAGCAGCTTTACTCGCAGAGTAGGGATTACTTGGTTTGAGGGGATCGGTTTCTTTGTGTCTTCCATTGATGATGTCTCCGTATACCTCATCTGTGCTTATTTGGAAAAGGGTCGGCATTTCATAATTACGTTTGCCCCTGATCAATTCTAAGAGGTTCTCTACTCCAACGATGTTTGTTCGTGTAAATCTGCCGCTATCCATTATGCTGTTGTCAACATGCGTTTCCGCTGCAAAGTTAAAAACAAAATCGACATCGTATATATGATTTAACTCTACAATATCAACTTCAAGGAATCGAAAATTTTTATAGTTACCAAATTCAGGTAGCAGGTCGAGATGAGCTGCATATGTTTTTTTATCAACACCCCATACCATCCAGCCCTTCTTGAGGCAAGCCCGCGTAAAATGTGAGCCCATGAATCCAAGACAACCAGTGATACATACTACTTTCATGTGTGATAACCTTTCAGATATTAATAAATATTTTTGATAATCGTTGCTTCAGGAACTGGCAGAATAAAATCACCTTTGTATTTTTTATCCTGACATCTTTTAATAATTTCAGCCTGGAAATTCCACGCGAGGAGGAGAAGAAAATCAACTTCTGACTTGGTAAGTTCATCAATACTTACAATCTTCATATGAGAACCTGGACTATAATATCCCCATTTTTTAGGATTATCATCGATGACAATAGGAATATTTTCCTGTGTCAGTTCGAAAAAATTCATGAGCGTATTTCCTTTTGCGCTTGCACCATAAGCCCAAATGGTTTTACCATTGGCACGTAGGTTCGAGATCATGTTACGTAAAGTTATCTTATTATCCATGATTCGTTTTGCAAATAAATCGTACGGTGTCTTTGATTGGATTTCAAATGTCTGTTCGTTTTGAACGTACCTTATCACAGATTGATTGATAACATAATCACCATTGCGACACATAAAAACACGAACCGTTCCACCATGAAGTTCTTCAAAATATTGAACATTGAAGACCTGTAATCCATGTCGATTCATCAATGTTGAGATAGGCAGAATACCAATGTATGAAAGGTGTTCATGATACGCTGTATCGAATTCATTCTTTTTTATGAAATCCATTACATACGGGAATTCTATGACGAAAATTCCTTTCGGTGCCATACAAATTTTAACAGCCTCAACAAACTCATGAACATCATCGACATGGGCAAAAACATTTGTTGCTGTTATAATTTTTGGCATTCCAAATCGGTTAACTATATCTTTCGCTAATGCTTTCGACCAGTAGGCACACAGTGTTCGGATGCTGTTCGCGTTTGCTTCATCGGCAAGGTTTTCAGCGGGATCGACACCGAGAACATTCATTCCAACATCAAGGAATTTGTTGAGTAAGCAACCGTCATTACTTGCAATGTCGAGCACTAAATCGCGTGGTTGAACGGATGCAATCTTTACTGTTGCGTTAGCTAACTCTGAACAATGATCGCGAAATGTTTGAGTTGTTGAACTGACATAGAGATAATTTTTAAACATCAAATCTGGGTTCACAACTCTAGTTAATTGCGAGAGGCCGCACTCCATGCAGAGTTGAATTGCTAACTCTTCTCTGTATTCCGTTTGGAGGAGTTCTTCTTCTTTGAGATAGGAATTTGCAAGTGGTGTTCTGCCAAGATCGAGATATTTCGATAACTTATCGGACTCACACATCCTGCACCGAGATTGAATTTTTGATTCTTTTTTTGATGATTCGATCATAGTGTAATATTTAATAGTGTTTAAGGAACTATCACGTGGAATAACATACGGGATCTTAATATCCTTCCGTAAACATGGCTCAACATTGGAGTTAAATTCATTATGGACTATATCGTACAAACTGCGTTTACTACTCGTTCCGAGATTGATTATACCGCGAAGTTCTTTCGTACACGACAAAAAGTAAATTGAGGCTGCAGCTTCTTTTATGGGCAGACGGGATGTATACTGATCAGTGCATGCCTTTGCAAAATTAAGTGTTGAATAGAATGATGTCCGGATGATTAGGCTATTGTCGTACAATTGTACCGCCATCTCACCACCAAGTTTTGATTTAGCATAACTGTTCACTGGCAATAAAACAGATTCCTCGGTATAATCCCCCATCTCTGAGGGATAAATGTAATCGGATGAAATATACACTAACCGTATACAATGTCGTCGTGCCCACAGAGTGATGTTGGAAGTGCCTATGATGTTTGATGTGATATAATCATCGTCAACATCTTCATTGAACTTGTTCGTTACGGCACCGGCGTGGATTATAATGTCATAGTATTTTCCTTTGCAATATGATTCGATCTGAGCGTAGAGGGAAAAATCCATTTCATCTTTATCCGGTGCATCGATCAACGGGTTGATCTTGAGAATTTCTTGTGCTAGTTGACCTTTCCCTCCGGTCAGCAATATATTACTTTTCATATTGATTATTATCTGATAGCGGGGAAGTTTCGCTTCCCTTTCTTAAAATTACTAATGGTTGAGCTTGGTTAAACGTTAAAAACAAATAAAATATAAAGCTAAATCTAATAACATACAACTTTCTTTTTATGGGTTTTTACCTCTGGGTGTGGATTTTACGATTTAATACTTCCGAGAGAAAGCAGTGAAGGTACCGCCTTTACTAATTGATGTTTCCAATTTGGCAAGCACTCGAGAAAAAGATGTTGCAACAGTTTTTCGTATAAGTTTATGAAAAAAAGATTCACCCGGTGGAGATATCCGCATTATACTTCCCAAGATTCCTGCGTAATTATGTTCCGCAGAGTGATGATCAATTTTGTCCACATGGAAGTTATATGTATCAAGAATTTTCACCAGACTTTCGGGTGAATAATGGAATAAATGCCTTGGCACGTCAAGATGATACCAGCGATTGCGAAATAACTTTGCTTGTATGCTTGCAAAATTAGGGACAGCAATTACGAGTAATCCGCCGGGTTTTAAAAGACTATGTACCTTGAGTAACACTTCACGCGGTTGCCGAAGGTGCTCGAGTACCTGCCACAATGTGACAATATCGAATGATTCAGGCACAAATTGGTTTGATAAAAAATCCCCGGAAACGATTTGCAAATTCCATTGTTCTCTACCGATTGCCGCTGCAACTTCTGAAAATTCTACTCCTTCTGCTGTGTACCCTCGGTTTAGAGCTGTACGAATAAAATATCCCACACCACATCCGATATCGAGCAATTTACCAGTTTGAGAATAAGCTTGAATCTTCTTCAACTTGTCAATCTGAAATCGCTCGATGTGCTTCCTATAATACTTTTCTGAGGCGGATCCTCTCGGGTAATAAATATGAGGATAATATTGATTTAGTTCAGCAAAGTCGGGTAACGGCAATGTTTGGCCAACACCGCACGTATTACATTCGATAATTTTAAAGACACGATCTGTCGTATTAAAATTTCTATCGTTTGCCATAAATATTGGGGCACCCAACTCCGATCCGCAAATTCCACACTTAAATTTTAAAATATTCTCCATTGAAAATTCAGGATTGTTTATTAAAAAATAATATATCTAACTTTTTCCTCAGAAATTGATTAGCATCCTTTACTCTGTTTATGACACTAATAATATTTAAAGGAATAAATCTGTCCAAATATTTGACATAAAGAATTGTGCTGATTAAATAAGAAATTACAAATGCCAATGTTGTTCCTAATACACCGAGTGTCGGAGTCAGAGTTACGTACAACAAAGATGTTAGTGCAATAAATACTAACCCGAGATAGAATCCTTCCTTCGCTTTTCCCATACCCAGAAGGTAACTGGTTGAAACGCCATTCCAGGGAGCGATGAGTGCAAGGAAGCTGAAAACCATTAGTAACGATGCAGCGTTAGTGTATTTTCCACTATAGAGAATATACAGAATCTTTTCTGGGAAGATTAAAAGAACAAAAAATATAGGAAGAAATAATATCGTTGAGAAACAAATTGTTTTTTCAGCAGTTACGCGCATGCTGTCCATTTCCCCGCTGGAAAATGTTTTCGATGAGTACGGAATCAGAAACATCTGGAGTACCTGTCCGAGGACATCAAATATTCGGGTAAATATTTTTGCTGCACCATACACTGCCACACCCGATATTCCAACGAAGGATGATATAAAAAAAATGTCCGCCTGAGTAAACATTGTATAAACTGAATTTCCGCCAAATATATATTTTCCATAATTCAACATTTTCCAGAGAGAAGTTTGATCCATATGGAAACGAATAGATATCATCTTAAAGGTTAGAAACAACGCCAGCAAAGAAGATAAGCCCTGACCGATTATATTCAAAATGATTAAATCTTCTGCTGTTTTAAACTTGTCAGACATCTGTAAGAAAAGGATGAGAATAAGTGTCCCGAGAAAATAGACAGCATCGATCCAGAATATTTTCTTGATGTCGTAGGTGATTTGCAATAAACTAACTGCAAAACTACGATAGAGAGCTGATAGAAACAACATAGGGATATAGTTTAAAAGCATCGGTAAGTTTGCTTGCCCGTGCGGATCGAGCAATGAGGA contains:
- a CDS encoding oligosaccharide flippase family protein, which encodes MEFGRHISKGLWAFADKALPAFYGIGYIFLVIRVLPQNEFGAFIIIQTIFVVVSTMSFSLALQPLIKYGAEPGSKSPYIAISLMFSAIVYIFATFVVIFGKHFLSSLLDPHGQANLPMLLNYIPMLFLSALYRSFAVSLLQITYDIKKIFWIDAVYFLGTLILILFLQMSDKFKTAEDLIILNIIGQGLSSLLALFLTFKMISIRFHMDQTSLWKMLNYGKYIFGGNSVYTMFTQADIFFISSFVGISGVAVYGAAKIFTRIFDVLGQVLQMFLIPYSSKTFSSGEMDSMRVTAEKTICFSTILFLPIFFVLLIFPEKILYILYSGKYTNAASLLMVFSFLALIAPWNGVSTSYLLGMGKAKEGFYLGLVFIALTSLLYVTLTPTLGVLGTTLAFVISYLISTILYVKYLDRFIPLNIISVINRVKDANQFLRKKLDILFFNKQS
- a CDS encoding glycosyltransferase family 2 protein — encoded protein: MTENSHKLDVSIVFTNWNTRDFMRDCINSVVEKTQGLTYEIIVVDDGSTDGSVEMLQTEFPDVKIVINEKNLGVAKAYNRGVAQARGIYIQMLNTDMILINNAIKILYDFLENHPEAGACGGWLCNRDLSSQVSYGNFPSFSQAFIDALFLNDLFPRADLPNRGAIPQETVKAPFETEYLTGASMLIRKGVIDEMGFFDETFTSYCEETDFCYRMKHHKKLKLYFVPAAQIIHFGGASFSNVRKYQIQLLYSGYNKFLTKHHGFMYSVFTRLLYCFPYFVKMIFHFVQYLIFSDNNKEQKKTKLLNSWYNVRYSILTNETFTGK
- a CDS encoding glycosyltransferase, which gives rise to MTLFFFSDISWEGLHQRPQHLARRMAKDYRVIWIEPIVLSKKPSFELKEVSANLFTLSLPALPYNARQKWIKLLTYPLSNLAFIRWLLLKLQVLILRKVMSKLLISDEQYIFFYQNFHYINLVKSFKPKSVAFDYIDNAFGFIKLPKHITEDWKHTIKTADIITVTSSTLKKQIEGIRKDNVHLVSNGVEYNFFSVESPQATPQDLPKNKPIVGYVGAVYAWFDFEILNYLCQELPKYNFIIIGKEHPEIENEITRLKKYSNFFFLGFRNYQTIPQYLHGFSVAIIPFKRNILTEAVNPVKLYEYSAAGIPTVTTNFSNDLNEFKDLIFIAETKEKFKISLETAISKAGDTIFRHKLNEFAEQHDWDNKYRKIHNLLSTID
- a CDS encoding T9SS type A sorting domain-containing protein, encoding MGLALSSDGLHWQKYSDNPILEGSSSLTAWDRDIEYPNVYFDGTTYWMWYTGSDRTKSQTGLAVSNDGINWEKSISNPVLSNGPSGAWDENDAGCGAIYKLDSLFYMMYLGTGYGSYETVSIGFAVSVDGINWNKNISNPVITPTSTSSWEDYHLGRGTVLFKENKFHFWYSAQNYSSGIWQIGYATSNYEPQVPVSNNYALRFDGVNDVVDINPSPSLVIQNAITIEAWVYHDGTGLGAHYDWIVAKYSEYGLAVHKTREVQFAVNTTSPGWVWIRSGYVLPDNVWTHLTVMYSSATGQFILYVNGVQKFSRSGSGNIIPTDSIHRHFTIGNSDILDGSFKGTLEEVRIWSSALSGATLKEWMNKSVTSAHPNYSTIRGYWKFDEGTGTTTADASGNGNTGTLLNGPQWVESDVRSGPVAYYPFKGNANDESGNGNNGTLFGGVTTTTDRFGNPNNAYRFNGTDGYIRVENSASLNFQKGFSISLWFKPFELSRIQQLISKWYDGTEPDRGVALHIGGISDIAFGVIGNSQVLYHNLPNFTSQWYYVDAVWNDSVSTLYINGSQVASRITNGVFTNQNIPLSIGTDIFPLGTYFFGILDDIRIYNRAITQSEIDSLYHEGGWGQEPVVTWQSLINVSDAGNKSQVLTFGQASVATDGIDNQLGELPLPPMPPTGVFDARFKLPVPSIEYSLKDFRNDALNMVIWKLKFQPGPGDYPFVFSWNNTVLPPGNFFLQDALSGATINVNMKTQNSYTLTNTLQKTLLIVYQNHLCKDMTIKTDWQMSSLPLIVRNMDPNFLFPNTTAPVYMFSDGYTIPSMLNPGKAYWVRNGINEILSFCGIPVSSSQVYLEAGWNMVGVYEKDISVNGITTTPPGILNSAFYGFDAGYYIPTVLQSGKGYWIKTSQSGFINLPNPMFANRGEIVLPEIKKDWGKIIITDKSGNKMELFVATENQNLNFYDLPPVPPPGTFDVRYESDRFVEYLSLSFKIMKITYAEYPIKIKTEGISINIKDSQTDGKTFNRDIINETELIIEDKDIQMLKVGVIEIPLVYEMHQNYPNPFNPSTTIQYSIPFRSNVKLEIFNTIGQSVSTLVNSEVEAGNYSVDWKAEVGSGIYFYRIKAVSVENPEYIYVNVKKMLLIR
- a CDS encoding GDP-mannose 4,6-dehydratase — protein: MKVVCITGCLGFMGSHFTRACLKKGWMVWGVDKKTYAAHLDLLPEFGNYKNFRFLEVDIVELNHIYDVDFVFNFAAETHVDNSIMDSGRFTRTNIVGVENLLELIRGKRNYEMPTLFQISTDEVYGDIINGRHKETDPLKPSNPYSASKAAADMLILGWHRTHNIPFNIIRPTNNYGVCQYPEKLIPKAIKYLTLGKKIPLHGDGSYVRNWLHAEDTASAILQIVETGEKNKIYNVSGNYEDSNIKVISKVLNNYFGKNVSPEQYIQFNYVRMGEDIRYSLDDSAVRSLGWTNSKIFDDELLKIVEYYKNKFLW
- a CDS encoding sugar nucleotide-binding protein; its protein translation is MKSNILLTGGKGQLAQEILKINPLIDAPDKDEMDFSLYAQIESYCKGKYYDIIIHAGAVTNKFNEDVDDDYITSNIIGTSNITLWARRHCIRLVYISSDYIYPSEMGDYTEESVLLPVNSYAKSKLGGEMAVQLYDNSLIIRTSFYSTLNFAKACTDQYTSRLPIKEAAASIYFLSCTKELRGIINLGTSSKRSLYDIVHNEFNSNVEPCLRKDIKIPYVIPRDSSLNTIKYYTMIESSKKESKIQSRCRMCESDKLSKYLDLGRTPLANSYLKEEELLQTEYREELAIQLCMECGLSQLTRVVNPDLMFKNYLYVSSTTQTFRDHCSELANATVKIASVQPRDLVLDIASNDGCLLNKFLDVGMNVLGVDPAENLADEANANSIRTLCAYWSKALAKDIVNRFGMPKIITATNVFAHVDDVHEFVEAVKICMAPKGIFVIEFPYVMDFIKKNEFDTAYHEHLSYIGILPISTLMNRHGLQVFNVQYFEELHGGTVRVFMCRNGDYVINQSVIRYVQNEQTFEIQSKTPYDLFAKRIMDNKITLRNMISNLRANGKTIWAYGASAKGNTLMNFFELTQENIPIVIDDNPKKWGYYSPGSHMKIVSIDELTKSEVDFLLLLAWNFQAEIIKRCQDKKYKGDFILPVPEATIIKNIY
- a CDS encoding class I SAM-dependent methyltransferase, whose product is MENILKFKCGICGSELGAPIFMANDRNFNTTDRVFKIIECNTCGVGQTLPLPDFAELNQYYPHIYYPRGSASEKYYRKHIERFQIDKLKKIQAYSQTGKLLDIGCGVGYFIRTALNRGYTAEGVEFSEVAAAIGREQWNLQIVSGDFLSNQFVPESFDIVTLWQVLEHLRQPREVLLKVHSLLKPGGLLVIAVPNFASIQAKLFRNRWYHLDVPRHLFHYSPESLVKILDTYNFHVDKIDHHSAEHNYAGILGSIMRISPPGESFFHKLIRKTVATSFSRVLAKLETSISKGGTFTAFSRKY